The genomic DNA CATTTCCAACCGGCCTTATACCGTTCCCAACGACTTTTCCGGCAACCAGTCCCTTTTCAACGACATTGGCAGTGGTTGCGTCTATGGCACATATGAGAGTCCCAATCCTCCTGGCTGGCTGGTAGCTGAGCTTTCGGCCCAGGCCAGGCAAGACCTCGAGAATCGGTTGACTGCCAACTGGTTCGCCGTTGGATATGACCACTACTATGAGGGTAGCGCGCAAGAGTGGGAGATATGCTTCAAGGGCTGGAACGATGGCGAGGGGCGTAAGCCCCAGCTCGTGGTTGACTACATTCCAGCCGGTGCACCAGGAAAGCCAAGTCCTGAGTCGCCGCCATCTCCGCCAAATGGCGGTACGGCAACAGTGTTCCGGCCGACCCTGCAAGTGGCTGCGGTCTCCGGAGCAGACAAGTACAACTTCCGACTGCGCGAGCAGGGACATACCACCTGGGATTACGACGTGGAAGTCACTTCGCGTTCGTGGTCGCCAACCTCGGACTTGATTCACGGCAGGGCGTACGAATGGGACTGCCGGGCGCATAATTCGATTGATTGGGGCCCGTATTCGGACCGCTGGACGTTCACAGTGCAGATTCCGCTGCCAGCTGCTCCACAACTGCTCACACCTCCGGACGGTGCGACGCTGTCTACTCTGCTGCCGACTATGACAGTGGGTGCTGTGCAGTATGCCGACTCGTACAATTTCAGGGTGCTGGATGGAGTGACCCTAGTTGAGGAGGAGACTACACATCTCACTAACTGGACGATGACCGTGCCTTTGACCAATGGCAAAACCTACACCTGGACCTGCAAGGCGCACAACGTTGCCGGCTGGGGTCCGGCGGCAGCGGCACGAAGCTTTACGCCTAGGCTGCCACCAGTGCCTTTGAGTCCGATTGGAGGGGCACAGGTTGATACTGTGCAACCTTTGCTTCAGGTCAACGCTTATCCCGGTGCGACAAACTTTGACTTCCGGGTTTATAACTCGGCAGGCACCCAGGTTGCACAGGGGTACTCAACGACCCCGGTCTGGCAGGTGACGTCGCTGCTTGCGAACGAGCAGTGGCATAGGTGGAAATGCCGAGCTGAGATTGCCGGCGGCTGGAGCGACACGTGCGCTTCTTCGTGGTTCTTTGTTCACGACCTTCCTCATGCGCCGGTACAGGAGACGCCGGCAAACGGTTCGACAGTCAATACTTTCAGCCCGAAGTTCCGCGTGACTCCGCAGTACGACGCCAAGAAGTATGAGTTTGTGATATACAATAATCCCGGTAATACCATAGTGGCAAGTGGTCAGTCGGACAGTTGTGCCTGGTATCCTTCGCCCTACGTCCTGAACAACAATACATGGTATGACTGGGACTGCCGGGTCCAGAACTCTGCTGGCTGGGGTCCATATTGCAGCCGCTGGACGTTCCGGGTCGTGGCGCAGCCTCCGCCAGCACCGACACCGCTGGAGCCACCAGACAACAGTTCTGTTTCGACATACCTGCCGACAATGAGAGTGGCCTGGATTCCGGACGCAACGAAATACCGGTTCAGAATATTCCAAGGCGGCAGTCAGGTTGGTCCCACGATAGAAACGAGTAACAACTATGCACAGCCATCAAGCCCGCTGTCGAACGCGACCACTTATGACTGGGACTGCGCAGCGGAAAACCGGGCAGGCCAGGGTAATTACTTTGCCGACCAGTGGACCTTCACTGTTAGAGTGTTGCCAGCAGCGCCGGTGCTGACCGGGCCGAACAACGGCGATACGATTCAGAACCCCAGGCCAACGTTCTCGTGGAATGCGGCGGCGGAGGCACAGACTTACCAGATACAGATTGCCAACAACTCCGCTTTTTCGCCGACGCTTTATGATGTGCCCGGGCTTGACGTGTTGTCCTGGCCTCCGCCGGCTGACCTGTCGGAGCTGAAGCCTTGGTACTGGCGGGTGCGCGGTAACAATGTTGCTGGTTCCGGACCGTGGAGCACACGGCGGATAAGTATTGACCGGACACCACCAGAGGTTCCGATGCGCGACGGGCCGGAGCAGGATACATCGAGAAACAATGCTCCGCTTTTGGACTGGGCCAAGCTGGGCGAGGAGAATCGGCGCTATCGGCTTGATGTGAAGAAGGACGGTATTTCTCTAGCCGGATTCCCGCGGGAGATAGCGCAACCATATGGTGCCGACAACTCATTCTACCAGTTTCCGTCTAACGCGTTGACAGACGGGCAGTATTTCTGGACCGTGGAGGCACGGGATTCTGCGGGCAACTGGTCTTTGCCCCAGACGCCGGCTTTCTGGTTCTGGGTTGATCGGACTCCGCCTGCAGTGCCCGAGCTGGTGTCACCGGCTCCGGGTGAGGAGGTGCACGTTTCGCTGCCATTGCTTGACTGGAACCCGGTTGAGGATGCGCGAAGTTTTGTCGTTGAGCTGTATGACGCTACGCACTCGCTCTGCCCGGGGTTTCCGAGGGTCGTGACCCAGAACGTGAACGAAGACCATTCGCACTACCAGCTTTGTTCAGGCCAGAGTCTGAACAACGGCAGCTATACGTGGCGAGTTCGTTCGTTCGACTATGCGGGGAACGCTTCGGATTTCTCGGACGAGACGGGATTCCGCGTAAAGTTGGCCACCGGCGGCCGGCCCGGTTGGGTTGAGGTTAGCCCGATGCCAGAGGAACCGACTCTGGCCAAGCCGCCCAAGGACGGTGCGTGGATGGTTACGCACTGCACTGGCATTGACGTTCTGCCAGTGCTGTACGCGGCTAAGGGCAATAAGACGACCGACTTCTACATGTACAATCCCATGGAGGGTGACTCCGGGACATGGCACGAGAAGAGGCCGATACCGGAGAATGAGGGCGCCAAGGTAAAGCCGCCTTCCAAAGGCTGCGTGGGTGTTTCAGACGGAGCGCGGTACATCTATATGACCAAGGGTAATAGTACCCTCGGATTCTGGCGCTACGATGTGTCCACCAATACGTGGGACTCCATGCCTGGCGTGCCTGAAGGGCCGTATGGCAAGCGGGTCAAAGGTGGCACGGACATGGTGTTTGCCACATACAGGGACACTGGCTGCGTGTATCTGCTCAAGGGCTACAAGACCGAGTTCTACCGGTATAACCCACTGGCTCGGAGATGGGATACGCTGCCAGAGGTGCCGTATGGCGGGAATGCCAAGAAGTACGACAAGGGCTCGTTCCTTGTGTATGACGGTGTGAACACCATCTATGCGCACCAGTCAAAGTACTACGACAAGACCCAGGAGAACCCGCACCACTTTATGTTCCGCTACGACGTTGCCGCTGACTCCTGGTGTAGAGCTCCGCTTTCGGGCATGCCGGTCCAGGGCTTTGAAGGGGGCCGAGACAAGAATAAGAAGTCAGCGGACGGTGCGGCCGGGGCCTGGTTCGGCGACAACTTGTACGCGCTCAAAGGCGGTAATACCCAGGGATTCTTCAAGTACTGGCCAGATGGCGATACATGGAGTCAGCTTGACACTGTGCCCGGCAATGGTTCGACTGGCAGCAAGAAGCGGGTCAAGGCGGGCGGCGACCTTGTGAGCTATCTTGGCGGCATTTTCTTTGCCCTGAAGGGCAATAAGTGCTACGAGCTGTGGCGGTATGTCGAGCCAGCGCTAGAAGCCTCAAGCTTCACACCGCAAGCCCGGAGTGGGGTGCAGACAGGCAAGTCGGCAGTTGGCAGTCTGCGGTTAGCAATCAGCCCAAACCCGATAGCCACAGGCTTCGCCACACTGCGCTACAGTCTGCTCAAGCCCGGGCCGTTTGTAGTCACGGTGTTTGACGCAGCCGGCCGGGCAATAAGACAGCAGAGATTCGCCGGTAATCGGGTTGGTGCAGTTACGCTTGACCTGCGCAGGCTTGCTGGTGGCGTCTATCTTGTCCGACTTGATGCTGAGGGTTTGACGCAGACACAGAAGCTGGTTGTGCAGAGGTAGCGGAGTTTAGTTTGTTGACCTAGTCTGACAGGTCGATCCGGAAGCACCGGGCAGGCAGGACCTTGCCCGGTGCCTTGGTTCTTGGCCAGCTTGACATACGATGAAAAGGAAATACACTTGCGCTGAACTGATATACCCGCAGTGAAACCATTGAACCTTGTCCTTCTTGGGCCACCTGGCGGTGGCAAAGGCACGCAGGCCGAGCTTCTGCGCGACCGACTCGGTTTTGTGCACTACTCGACCGGTGACGTGTTTCGTGACCATATCAGGCGCAAGACTCCAGTCGGACTTGAAGTGGGAGAATACGTTGTTTCGGGTCGGCTCGTACCGGATGATGTCGTACTTGAGGTTGTAAATGCTTTCCTCTCAGAGCATGCTGGCAAGTCCATCGTGTATGACGGTTTTCCCCGTACCGTGCCCCAGGCTGAAGGTCTGGACCGGGTGCTTGGAGGTCACCGGCTTGCGGTTGATGCAGCAGTGCTTATTGATTTGGCGGACGAGGAGGTTGTGAAGCGTTTGTCGGCCCGAAGGCAGTGCCGAAAATGTGGTAGAATCTACAACCTGACGTTTAGCCCGCCCCGTCTCGACGGGAAGTGCGACGAGTGCGGCGGGGAACTGTACCTGCGGGACGACGACCGCGAGCAGACAATCCGGGCCCGACTGAAAGTTTATCACGAGCAGACCGAGCCGGTGATTGACTACTATCAGCGCCATTTCCGACTCGAACGCATCGAGGGCGAGATTGGTCGGGACCGCGTGTTCGAGCAGCTTAGGCAGATAGTTGATGGTGCGCGCGCAGAGTGAGGGCCGGCGGTGGCGGTGCACATCAAGACCGAGCGCGAAATCGAAGGTATCAGGCTGGCCGGTAGCATCGTTGTTGAGGTGTTCCGAGCAATTAGTGTGGTGATTGAGCCTGGGGTCACCTTGAAACAACTGGAAAGAGTCTGCGTAGATTGCATCAAGTCCCATGGCGGCCAGCCGACTTTTCTCGGATATCGGGGTTTTCCTGGTGCGGTCTGTCTTTCCGTGAACGAGGAGGTTGTGCACGGTGTCCCAGACGAACGCAGGCTGCGAGAAGGGGACATTCTGAAGGTTGACGTCGGCGTAACCAAGGACGGCTGCATCGCTGATGCGGCCCGGACTTTCGAGATTGGTGAAGTGTCACCAGAAGTTCATGCTTTGTGTGTTGCAACCGAACAGGCATTCTGGGCCGGTGCAGCCAAGGCCAGGGCTGGAAACCGGGTCGGCGATATCAGCGCTGCGGTGCAGCGCTATGTGGAGGCACGAGGTTATTCAGTGGTAAGAGAACTGTGTGGTCACGGGGTCGGGCTGGAGTTGCATGAGGAACCATCGGTGCCGAACTTCGTTACGCGGGCCAGAGGTATGAAGCTTGTGCCAGGGATGACGCTGGCAATCGAGCCGATGGTGAACATGGGTGGGTATGAGGTAGAGACCGCGGCAAACGGCTGGACGGTCGTGGCCCGCGACCGTCTACCTTCAGCGCACTATGAAAACACGATACTTGTCACCGGCAGCGAGCCGGTTATACTGACCAATGGCTAAGAAAGACCTGATCCAGCTTGAGGGCGTGATTACCGAGGCGTTGCCCAACGCCACCTTCCGGGTGGAGTTGGAAAACGGCCACAAGGTCCTTGCGCACGTGTCGGGCCGGATGCGGATGAACTGGATAAGAATCCTGCCGGGTGACCGGGTCACGGTAGAGTTCTCGCCATATGACCTGAATCGCGGCAGGATAATCTACCGATTCAAGTGAAATTGATGGAGGAATTGCAATGAAGGTCAGAACGTCGGTGAAGGCGCGTTGCGCACACTGCAAGGTGGTCAAGCGTAAGGGTGTTGTCCGGGTCATCTGCAAGCGCGACCCCAAGCACAAGCAGCGCCAGGGATAGGGGATGTTCGATACCCTGCGCCTCACGCCTGGCGCCGGTATCCGCACGCAGGATGATGCGTGAAACATCAGGCGTCTAGCGGCTGATGGCTAAGTACATCTTTGTCACCGGTGGTGTTGTTTCATCCCTGGGTAAGGGTATCGCCACGTCTTCAATCGGGCTGCTCTTGAAGCGTCGAGGTCTCTCCGTCGTGCCGCTGAAGTTTGACCCTTATGTCAACGTTGACCCAGGCACAATGAGTCCGTTCCAGCACGGAGAGGTGTTCGTTACCGATGATGGAGCTGAAACCGACCTAGACCTCGGGCACTACGAGCGGTTCATTGATATCAACCTTTCGCAGGACAACAATCTCACGACCGGCCAGATATACCTGTCGGTGATCGAGAAGGAGCGTAAGGGCGAGTATCTCGGCCGTACCATTCAGGTGGTACCGCACATCACGAGCGAAATCAAGAACCGGATAAGGAAGCTAGCCAATAATCACGATGTGGTGATAACTGAAATCGGTGGTACAGTGGGCGACATTGAGGGACTGCCGTTCCTTGAAGCTGCCCGGCAGTTTGCACTTGAAGAAGGCCGAGACAATGTGGTTTACATTCATCTGACCCTTGTACCGTACATCAGGGCATCCTGCGAGTTCAAGACTAAGCCGACTCAGCACTCAGTCAACAAGCTACGCGAAATCGGTATCCAGCCGGATATTGTAATGTGCCGAGCCGAGTCGCCGCTGCCCAAGGAGGCCAAGGACAAGATTGCGCTTTTCTGTAATGTTCGGCCCGAGGAGGTCATCGAGGCGCTGGACGTGGATACAGTCTATAAGGTGCCGCTTGTGTTCCACGAGCAGCGGCTGGATGAGCTTGTATGCCGTCGGCTTCGGCTGCGAACAAGGCAACCGGATCTCTCCGCCTGGACCCGTTTTGTGCACGCGACCGAGCATGCCGGGCCGCAACTCGACATCGGCCTATGCGGCAAGTATGTTGGACTGCACGATGCCTATAAGTCGGTGATTGAGGCAATTCATCATGCTGCGGCCGGAGTCGGGGTACGGGCCCGGATACGCTGGATTGAGGCCGAGGGCATCACCGCGGGCACTGTGCACGAGAAGCTTGCCGGTTTGTCTGGTCTTGTTGTGCCGGGCGGGTTCGGCATTCGGGGCATGGAGGGTAAGATTGAGGCAGTTACTTACTGTCGAGAGAACCGGTTGCCTTTCCTTGGACTGTGCGTCGGACTACAGGTTGCCGTGATTGAGTTTGCACGGGTCGTTTGTGGGCTTGCCGATGCCAACTCAACCGAGTTCAATCCCAGAACGCGCTACCCGGTGATCTACCTACTTCCTCAGCAGCGGGCGGTCCGACGGAAGGGGCACACGATGCGATTAGGGGCATATCCGTGTCGGCTGGTGCCGGGTAGTGTGGCCTACCGCTGCTACGGTCGCCGGACGATTTCTGAAAGGCATCGTCACCGGTACGAGGTCAACAACCGCTTTCTGCGGCTGCTCGAATGCAAGGGTATGGTTGCAAGTGGCCGTTCGCCGGATGGCACACTGGTCGAGATAGTCGAGGTCAAAGGTCACCCATTCTTTGTTGCCTGCCAGTTCCATCCGGAGTTCAAGTCCAGGCCATTGCGGCCACACCCGTTGTTTCTTGGCTTCATGAAGGCCGCGCGTGAGCATAGCCGCATTCTGTCTCGGGCTGGTAAGGTCACTGCCTCCTAGTCCGGCGATAGTCCTTTCTCGTATTCTTGTTCTACTGTATCTTGCGTTCCGGCCAGACTGTCGGGACGAGATCCGGCTAAATGCCGCTGTTCTCGGGTGTCGTGTCGGCCGATGGTTCTGGCTCAAGAACGGCTGGCGTGTGGGTAGAAACTTGGCGCTCATGACGCAGATAGGCAGGCGGCTCGGAGGCTTACTCGTTGACAGAGCGATAATTGTCGGCGAGAATAATATCCGTGCCATTCTGGAACAAGATTTGCATGCGGCTATGGCATCTTTTCACTTCGGGGCATGGGAGTTTCTGCCCCGGGCATTTGCTCGGTTCGGACGGCAGGTTACCGTGGTTACTGGGATCCAAAGGCAGGCAAAACTGGCTTGGATGCTCGACGACATGCGTCAGACCCGGGGGGTCCGCATAGCACATACACTTTTGGATTTGGCACGTATGGCTCACCAGCCTCAGATTGTAGGATTCATGCTTGACAACACTTCTCGTGTGCAGCGAGTCTGGCCAGAATCGGGTACAGTGCGGTTTGGCATGCCGGGCCTGCCATTCCGGCTTCAGACCGTGGTGGGGCGGAGTCGTTGCACGACAAAGGAGAGACAAGGTGACCGGGAAGTGGAGCAATGCCACTTTCAGGAAGAGCGGTCAGCCCGGGGTCGGCTTGTGCCGGTGTTTGCGTACCTCAGCCAAGGCAAGTTGCGGGTTGTAGCGTATCCTCCCGGAGACGAGAGGAATGCGCTCGAGGCGCTTCTTGCACAGGTCCGGGCCAGACCGGAAGAGTGGGTGTTCTGGGGCAAGGCGGGTGCGGTACAGACAACAGCTGACGCCTTATGACCAGTCAAGCCGGAACCAGAACAGAACAAATTGGACAGGTTCCCTGGCGAGCATTGTTAGGTACTGCTGGCCGGTCATTGGTCAGGAATCCGTTTCTTGCCGTTGGCCTCTTGCTACTCGTAGTGTTTGTTACTGGTTGCCCGAAGGGTGGGCCGCAGGCAGAGGTGACTTCTCTGCCCAGTCAGATAGTCGAGGAATTCATACTGCACGAGAGTGTAAGCGGCGAACGGCTTTATACGCTTGAAGCTGAAACTGCGTACGTGTATGACGCAGAGCAGCGGGTTGACGTGGTCTTGCCCAGGGTGCTTTTCTATGAGGGCAGCGAGGTGCATGCAGTGCTTGTAGCTGACCGGGGCGTGATACGTTCAAGGACTGGTGATCTTGTCGCTTATGGTCACGTAAGTGTCGCGACTGAGGAGAGCACGAAGTTGTGGACTGATTCGCTCCTGTGGAACAATAACACGAAGCTGGTGAGAACGGACGCACCGGTCGAAATTGTCACGCTAAAAGGCAGGGTCTCGGGTATCGGTCTGGTCTCTGATGCCGGGCTGTCAAGGATTGAGATTCAGAGCGAGGTGCAGGGTAGTTCGAGCTATCGGTTCGGGATAGGAAATGACACCGCCGTGGTGACGGCAGAGAGCACGGGAAGACAGTGAGTAGGCCCCGATACCCGATGTCCATACTGTTCTTGTGGCTAGTTTACTCGGTTTCGCCTGCTGCCGAGCTGTATGCGAAAAAGATGGAAATCGTGCGCACGACCGAAGGACAGGTAACTTTCTTCCGGGACAGTGTGCGTATCAGCGACGGTGAAACAAGAATCACCGCGGGCTGGGCGAGGGTAAGCGAGTCGCAGGGTGTGGCAGTTATCGGCGAGTCGGTCGTCATTGAGAATCCGGACGGGGTGGTTCGGGCTGATTCCTGTGTGTACTACCTGAACGAGAAGCGGACCGAGCTTGTTGGCAACGTGAGGGTAGAACAGGAGTCTATCCTTGTGTTCGCGCCGAAGTTGGAGTACGTTATTAGTAGGCACACAGTGTATGCGCGCGACGGTCTTGTGGTCCAGGGCCGCTCGCGTGATTTCCGGCTTGAGGGTCGCCAGGGAGATTATGACCTGAGTCAGGACATCGGCCGGGTGGAAAACCGACCGAGAATGATTCAGGTGCAGGACAAAGATTCGGTCGTGGTGACCGCATCCGAGATGCAATGGTCTGCGAGAGAGTCAAGGGCTTTGGCTGCAGGCAAGGTGCAGGTTGAATCAGGCCGGGCGCAGTTAACGTGCGACTCGCTTCTGTACCTGACTTCCGAAGACTCGGGCGTTGCTTGGGGTTCGCCAGTCGTGACCGATTCCTCAAGCCGCACCACAGGTTGTACCGTGACGATTGTGGTGAAGCATGGGAGCCTGGACAGAGTGGAAATCGTCGGGGATGCGGCCAGTCGATATCGCACCGAGGCTGGGGACCAGGTTGAGGTTGCCGGTACGAAAATCATAGTCAGAATGGACAATGGTGAAGTCGGCACGATTGAAGTGCACGAGCTCGCCTATGGCCGGCTGGTCCGGCCAACAGGCAGCGGAGGAGGGTAGTTTGCCGCAAGAGGTGGGAATTCGGGGCCTAGAATCCGGAACTGGGCAGGTAGACGGCCGGCTGGTCGCGCAAGCCTTGGTGAAGGCCTTTAGCGGGCGCCGGGTGGTTGACGGTGTGAGCGTCGAGCTCGGCCGGAGAGAAATCGTCGGACTGCTTGGGCCGAACGGTGCGGGCAAGACTACAACCTTCCACATGATTACTGGGTTTATCCAGCCCGAGCGGGGAAGGATTCTTTTGGACGGCGAGGACATTACCCGGTTGCCTGTTTATCAACGTGCACGCCGCGGGCTTGGATATCTGTCCCAGGAGCCGTCAATATTCCGCAAGCTGTCGGTGCTTGATAATGTCAAGGCTATCCTTGAGATGCTCGGAATGGAAAAGGGAACGGTTGAGGCACGTGCCAAGGAACTCCTCAGTAAGCTCAATGTGCTGCACTTGGCACGGCAGAAGGGTTCGACCCTTTCCGGTGGCGAACGGCGCCGGGTTGAGCTGGCCCGGGCACTGGCAAGCTCGCCTTCATTCCTGTTGCTGGATGAGCCTTTCACCGGCGTTGACCCGATTGTGCGTGCGGAAATCCAGGATATCGTGCGCCGATTGCGCAATGAGGGGCTTGGCATTTTGATTACCGACCACAACGTCAGGGAGACGCTTGAGATTACTGACCGGGCGTATATTATGTACGACGCGCGGGTGCTCTTGTCCGGGACTTCCTACGACCTGGTCAATGACCCAAAGGCCCGGCAGGTGTATCTTGGCGAGCGGTTCCGGATATGAGATTGGAACTGGGACTCAATCAACGGCTGGACCTGGTACTGTCGCCCCAGCTTATCCTCAATCTCGAGCTGTTGCAGGTGCCGACACTCGAACTTGAGGCAATGGTCAGGCAGGAACTGGAGGAAAACCCGGCTCTGGAGCAAGCAGATGATGCCGGAGAATCGCCTGATCCAGGTGTGGAGCTGCAGACGTCCGAGGAGCTGCTCGCCGATTTGCCGGATGAACCGGTCAGAGGCGATCCGGCCGACTCGCCCGGTGCGTCGGATGAGCTGAGGCCCGGCGAGACCGAGGACCCGGCTGAGCCGCAGCCGAGTGATGAGTATTCAGTTGAGGACCTGATGCCGGATGATGGCGGTCTGCCGAGCCTGCCCAGTTCACTCGGGTCAGACGACAGACCGGACCCGATAGAGCTTGCGGCCGGACCGGAACCGGACCTGAGAGAAGTGTTGTTGCCCAGGTTGCGGGCAGTACTTCCAGAGGAAGATATGCCGATCGCAGAGGGGGTGCTGGGTGCGCTGGACGAAGATGGTTTCCTATCTGTCAGTGAGGAGGAATTGGCGCAGAATCAGGGGGTTGAGCTTCCCAAGTTGCGGGAGATACTCTACCTGATTCAGCGCATTGAGCCGGGTGGCATCGGGTGTCGGAATCAACAGCAGTCAT from candidate division WOR-3 bacterium includes the following:
- a CDS encoding T9SS type A sorting domain-containing protein, whose protein sequence is MQRFCMTGQAVFALLLALSTAMAWSGLDQARLAAAGFLPRGTEITGLRTANARHFSNGDGSIRAIIAASGQESTDNVVIKQPAGYSGYIKSPYFGNPPGRYLGDMKCGKSPIRNNEEERAFAEWDVTSIPDGSTVQSIRCSTYCYPSTQVPEPPTSVVIRDISNRPYTVPNDFSGNQSLFNDIGSGCVYGTYESPNPPGWLVAELSAQARQDLENRLTANWFAVGYDHYYEGSAQEWEICFKGWNDGEGRKPQLVVDYIPAGAPGKPSPESPPSPPNGGTATVFRPTLQVAAVSGADKYNFRLREQGHTTWDYDVEVTSRSWSPTSDLIHGRAYEWDCRAHNSIDWGPYSDRWTFTVQIPLPAAPQLLTPPDGATLSTLLPTMTVGAVQYADSYNFRVLDGVTLVEEETTHLTNWTMTVPLTNGKTYTWTCKAHNVAGWGPAAAARSFTPRLPPVPLSPIGGAQVDTVQPLLQVNAYPGATNFDFRVYNSAGTQVAQGYSTTPVWQVTSLLANEQWHRWKCRAEIAGGWSDTCASSWFFVHDLPHAPVQETPANGSTVNTFSPKFRVTPQYDAKKYEFVIYNNPGNTIVASGQSDSCAWYPSPYVLNNNTWYDWDCRVQNSAGWGPYCSRWTFRVVAQPPPAPTPLEPPDNSSVSTYLPTMRVAWIPDATKYRFRIFQGGSQVGPTIETSNNYAQPSSPLSNATTYDWDCAAENRAGQGNYFADQWTFTVRVLPAAPVLTGPNNGDTIQNPRPTFSWNAAAEAQTYQIQIANNSAFSPTLYDVPGLDVLSWPPPADLSELKPWYWRVRGNNVAGSGPWSTRRISIDRTPPEVPMRDGPEQDTSRNNAPLLDWAKLGEENRRYRLDVKKDGISLAGFPREIAQPYGADNSFYQFPSNALTDGQYFWTVEARDSAGNWSLPQTPAFWFWVDRTPPAVPELVSPAPGEEVHVSLPLLDWNPVEDARSFVVELYDATHSLCPGFPRVVTQNVNEDHSHYQLCSGQSLNNGSYTWRVRSFDYAGNASDFSDETGFRVKLATGGRPGWVEVSPMPEEPTLAKPPKDGAWMVTHCTGIDVLPVLYAAKGNKTTDFYMYNPMEGDSGTWHEKRPIPENEGAKVKPPSKGCVGVSDGARYIYMTKGNSTLGFWRYDVSTNTWDSMPGVPEGPYGKRVKGGTDMVFATYRDTGCVYLLKGYKTEFYRYNPLARRWDTLPEVPYGGNAKKYDKGSFLVYDGVNTIYAHQSKYYDKTQENPHHFMFRYDVAADSWCRAPLSGMPVQGFEGGRDKNKKSADGAAGAWFGDNLYALKGGNTQGFFKYWPDGDTWSQLDTVPGNGSTGSKKRVKAGGDLVSYLGGIFFALKGNKCYELWRYVEPALEASSFTPQARSGVQTGKSAVGSLRLAISPNPIATGFATLRYSLLKPGPFVVTVFDAAGRAIRQQRFAGNRVGAVTLDLRRLAGGVYLVRLDAEGLTQTQKLVVQR
- a CDS encoding adenylate kinase — encoded protein: MKPLNLVLLGPPGGGKGTQAELLRDRLGFVHYSTGDVFRDHIRRKTPVGLEVGEYVVSGRLVPDDVVLEVVNAFLSEHAGKSIVYDGFPRTVPQAEGLDRVLGGHRLAVDAAVLIDLADEEVVKRLSARRQCRKCGRIYNLTFSPPRLDGKCDECGGELYLRDDDREQTIRARLKVYHEQTEPVIDYYQRHFRLERIEGEIGRDRVFEQLRQIVDGARAE
- the map gene encoding type I methionyl aminopeptidase encodes the protein MHIKTEREIEGIRLAGSIVVEVFRAISVVIEPGVTLKQLERVCVDCIKSHGGQPTFLGYRGFPGAVCLSVNEEVVHGVPDERRLREGDILKVDVGVTKDGCIADAARTFEIGEVSPEVHALCVATEQAFWAGAAKARAGNRVGDISAAVQRYVEARGYSVVRELCGHGVGLELHEEPSVPNFVTRARGMKLVPGMTLAIEPMVNMGGYEVETAANGWTVVARDRLPSAHYENTILVTGSEPVILTNG
- the infA gene encoding translation initiation factor IF-1: MAKKDLIQLEGVITEALPNATFRVELENGHKVLAHVSGRMRMNWIRILPGDRVTVEFSPYDLNRGRIIYRFK
- the rpmJ gene encoding 50S ribosomal protein L36, with translation MKVRTSVKARCAHCKVVKRKGVVRVICKRDPKHKQRQG
- a CDS encoding CTP synthase, which codes for MAKYIFVTGGVVSSLGKGIATSSIGLLLKRRGLSVVPLKFDPYVNVDPGTMSPFQHGEVFVTDDGAETDLDLGHYERFIDINLSQDNNLTTGQIYLSVIEKERKGEYLGRTIQVVPHITSEIKNRIRKLANNHDVVITEIGGTVGDIEGLPFLEAARQFALEEGRDNVVYIHLTLVPYIRASCEFKTKPTQHSVNKLREIGIQPDIVMCRAESPLPKEAKDKIALFCNVRPEEVIEALDVDTVYKVPLVFHEQRLDELVCRRLRLRTRQPDLSAWTRFVHATEHAGPQLDIGLCGKYVGLHDAYKSVIEAIHHAAAGVGVRARIRWIEAEGITAGTVHEKLAGLSGLVVPGGFGIRGMEGKIEAVTYCRENRLPFLGLCVGLQVAVIEFARVVCGLADANSTEFNPRTRYPVIYLLPQQRAVRRKGHTMRLGAYPCRLVPGSVAYRCYGRRTISERHRHRYEVNNRFLRLLECKGMVASGRSPDGTLVEIVEVKGHPFFVACQFHPEFKSRPLRPHPLFLGFMKAAREHSRILSRAGKVTAS
- the lptC gene encoding LPS export ABC transporter periplasmic protein LptC — translated: MTSQAGTRTEQIGQVPWRALLGTAGRSLVRNPFLAVGLLLLVVFVTGCPKGGPQAEVTSLPSQIVEEFILHESVSGERLYTLEAETAYVYDAEQRVDVVLPRVLFYEGSEVHAVLVADRGVIRSRTGDLVAYGHVSVATEESTKLWTDSLLWNNNTKLVRTDAPVEIVTLKGRVSGIGLVSDAGLSRIEIQSEVQGSSSYRFGIGNDTAVVTAESTGRQ
- a CDS encoding LptA/OstA family protein; the encoded protein is MSILFLWLVYSVSPAAELYAKKMEIVRTTEGQVTFFRDSVRISDGETRITAGWARVSESQGVAVIGESVVIENPDGVVRADSCVYYLNEKRTELVGNVRVEQESILVFAPKLEYVISRHTVYARDGLVVQGRSRDFRLEGRQGDYDLSQDIGRVENRPRMIQVQDKDSVVVTASEMQWSARESRALAAGKVQVESGRAQLTCDSLLYLTSEDSGVAWGSPVVTDSSSRTTGCTVTIVVKHGSLDRVEIVGDAASRYRTEAGDQVEVAGTKIIVRMDNGEVGTIEVHELAYGRLVRPTGSGGG
- the lptB gene encoding LPS export ABC transporter ATP-binding protein; translated protein: MAGWSGQQAAEEGSLPQEVGIRGLESGTGQVDGRLVAQALVKAFSGRRVVDGVSVELGRREIVGLLGPNGAGKTTTFHMITGFIQPERGRILLDGEDITRLPVYQRARRGLGYLSQEPSIFRKLSVLDNVKAILEMLGMEKGTVEARAKELLSKLNVLHLARQKGSTLSGGERRRVELARALASSPSFLLLDEPFTGVDPIVRAEIQDIVRRLRNEGLGILITDHNVRETLEITDRAYIMYDARVLLSGTSYDLVNDPKARQVYLGERFRI